The Blautia pseudococcoides genome segment ATCACGAAGGAGGACTTCGTCCTGGAGATCGGCCCCGGTATCGGAACCATGACCCAATACCTGGCACAGGCGGCGGGAAAGGTATATGCGGTTGAAATCGACAAGACGCTGATTCCCATTCTGGAAGACACGCTTCAGGAATTTCCGAATGTGACCATATTAAATGAAGACATTCTGAAAGTCGATATCAAAAAACTGGCAGAGGAACACAACGCAGGAAAACCCATCAAAGTTGTAGCGAATCTGCCATATTATATTACCACGCCGATCATCATGGGATTGTTTGAAGGTTATGTGCCCATTGCGTCTATTACGGTAATGGTGCAGAAAGAGGTGGCGGACCGTATGCAGGTAGGGCCGGGAACCAAGGACTACGGTGCCCTGTCCCTGGCAGTCCAGTATTATGCTGACCCCTATATTGTGGCAAATGTACCGCCCAACTGCTTTATGCCCAGACCTAAAGTGGGAAGTGCAGTTATACGCCTGACACGCCACAAAGAACCTCCGGTGGATGTTAAGGACGAAAAGCTTATGTTCCGCCTGATTCGTGCTTCCTTTAACCAAAGGCGCAAAACGCTGGCTAACGGACTGAACAATTCCCCTGAACTGTCATTTACCAAGGAGGAAATACAGCGTACCATAGAAGCCTGCGGCTTCCGGGAAGGGATTCGGGGGGAGGCACTGACACTGGCGGATTTCGCACAGCTCGCCAACGCGCTTGCAGATATTGGAGACTCCGCTTAGGAGCTGACAGTAACCGTTCAAGCATCTGAAGTGTTACGAAGGCCGGCCCATGATGTAAGGATTAGGGATGTTCCTGTAGTGGGAATGTATCCGTAATGATGAAGGATCAGCAGA includes the following:
- the rsmA gene encoding 16S rRNA (adenine(1518)-N(6)/adenine(1519)-N(6))-dimethyltransferase RsmA; protein product: MTAPYLGNPKGTIEVLQKYDFVFQKKYGQNFLIDTHVLDKIIDAAHITKEDFVLEIGPGIGTMTQYLAQAAGKVYAVEIDKTLIPILEDTLQEFPNVTILNEDILKVDIKKLAEEHNAGKPIKVVANLPYYITTPIIMGLFEGYVPIASITVMVQKEVADRMQVGPGTKDYGALSLAVQYYADPYIVANVPPNCFMPRPKVGSAVIRLTRHKEPPVDVKDEKLMFRLIRASFNQRRKTLANGLNNSPELSFTKEEIQRTIEACGFREGIRGEALTLADFAQLANALADIGDSA